In a single window of the Lynx canadensis isolate LIC74 chromosome E2, mLynCan4.pri.v2, whole genome shotgun sequence genome:
- the ANKRD11 gene encoding ankyrin repeat domain-containing protein 11 isoform X2, giving the protein MPKGGCSRTPQHEDFSLSNDMVEKQTGKKDKDKVSLTKTPKLDRSDGGKEVRERATKRKLPFTVGANGEQKDSDTEKQGPERKRIKKEPVTRKAGLLFGMGLSGIRAGYPLSERQQVALLMQMTAEESANSPVDTTPKHPSQSTVCQKGTPNSASKTKDKVNKRNERGETRLHRAAIRGDARRIKELIGEGADVNVKDFAGWTALHEACNRGYYDVAKQLLAAGAEVNTKGLDDDTPLHDAANNGHYKVVKLLLRYGGNPQQSNRKGETPLKVANSPTMVNLLLGKGTYTSSEESSTESSEEEDAPSFAPSSSVDGNNTDSEFEKGLKHKAKNPEPQKTVTPVKDEYEFDEDDEQDRVPPVDDKHLLKKDYRKETKSNSFISIPKMEVKSYTKNNTIAPKKAAHRILSDTSDEEDVGVTVGTGEKLRLSAHAILPGNKTREPSNSKQQKEKNKVKKKRKKETKGKEVRFGKRNDKFCSSESESESSESGEDDGDSVGSSGCLKESPLVLKDPSLFSSLSASSTSSHGSSAAQKHNPGHADQHARHWRTDNWKSISSPAWSEVSSLSDSTRTRLTSESDCSSEGSSVESLKPVRKKPEHRKRGGLQSTLSEKKNSFHASVDGAIPKLDKEGKVVKKHKTKHKHKNKEKGLCSVGQELKLKSFTYEYEDSKQRPEKAILLDGDVPSEGKLKALKHDRDHFRKDERLGKVKSEDREWLFKEEVVKVSKDEKALKRIKDVSRSFREDKDRGSKAEKEKLVKEKSPKEERLRLYKEERKKKSKDRPAKLEKKNDCKEDRIPKEKEKAFKEEKDKLKKEKVYREDSSAFDEYCNKSQFLENEDTKFSLSDDQQDRWFSDLSDSSFDFKGDDSWDSPVTDYRDVKSDPVARLILETVKEDSKEKKREGKGREKRDYGDRRSDRDAFFRKKDRDCRDKSSERRKDQADKHKGVPGCLPDKDKKRRESAEGGRDRKDALEAAKERKDGRPKPEEAHREEPKELAGEAGFKDRPDCDFGKGPEPWERLHAARDKEKKERGKLEKYKDKSGDRDKSEKSVLEKCQKDKEFDKCFKEKKDPKEKHKDKERKASLDQVKEKREKNFPGLLSEDFPEKKDEKKGKEKSWYIADIFTDESEDEKDEFAASGLRLGDAGDAPRADGPQDTDRHRKHSADRQHAEKQKDRELREKKKEKGAAEGAKDKKEKVLEKHKDKKDKEGADKYKDRKDRTSADPTQEKKNKQKPPEKLERKPSAEDKARSRHRERPDREHCRDRKVSRSAEAEKSLLERLEEEALHAYREDSNDKASEVSSDSFTDRGQEPGLSALLEVSFTEPPEEKVKERERHRHSSSSSKKSHDRERVRKDKCEKRDKSDDYKDTGSRKDPGQYDKDFSDADAYGIPYGAKADVEDELDKTIELFAAEKKDKNDSEREPSKKADKELKPYGCGAAGALKDKRRRERHRERWRDEREKHRDRHSDGPPRHHKDEPKPAARDKDNPPNALRDKSRDESLKLSETKPKEKFKENPEKEKGDSVKVGNGNDKPPAARDQGKRDARPREKLLGDGDLMMTSFERMLSQKDLEVEERHKRHKERMKQMEKMRHRSGDPKLKDRAKPAEDVRKKGLDVPARRPLVPDPAPKDKRPKEPALAPPAADGKPPLGPAGDARDWLAGPHAKEALPASPRPDQGRPTGVPTPASVVSCPSYEEAMHTPRTPSCSADDYSDLIFDCADPQPVSSTSASACSPSFFDRFSVAASGISETASQTPTRPLCTSLYRSVSVDIRRTPEEEFSTGDKLFRQQSVPTASTYGSPGQRLEDKAPVPPGPAEKFACLSPGYYSPDYGIPSPKADALHCPPAAVVNVTPSPEGAFSGLQAKSPPSHRDELLAPSMEGALPPDLGIPLDATEDQQATAAIIPPEPSYLEPLDEGPFSTVITEDPVEWAHPAASEQALSCSLIGGAPENPVSWPVGPDLLLKSPQRLPESPQHFCPTEALHPAAPGPFGAPEPPYPGSPDSYPLSATEPGLEGAKGDVVDTVPAAVPAPEEPAPFAPPSRLEPFFTNCKPLPDAPPDAAPEPACLATVTQVEALAPMENNFLENGHDLSALGQVEAVPWPDGFPNSEDDLDLGPFSLPELPLQAKDVSDVETEPVEETPLGPPENTPAGPPVVPNGGDVPAAAAEEQPALPPDQAAPRLPAEPEPEPPEEPKPDVMLETTVEAGVTSEGRVPPEDSDSSLGPAPPAPQRHPAGSGDEAEGRDPPAASHGTPDAAVVAAAAAAAAAADGSAQAHVEDGAGPEGPVGGIQPEASEPEPKPAVEAPKAPKVEEIPQRMTRNRAQMLANQSKQSSPPADKEPAPAPPPRAKGRCCEEDDPQAQHPRKRRFQRSSQQLQQQMNTSTQQTREVIQQTLAAIVDAIKLDDIEPYHSDRSNPYFEYLQIRKKIEEKRKILCYITPQAPQCYAEYVTYTGSYLLDGKPLSKLHIPVIAPPPSLAEPLKELFKQQEAVRGKLRLQHSIEREKLIVSCEQEILRVHCRAARTIANQAVPFSACTMLLDSEVYNMPLESQGDENKSVRDRFNARQFISWLQDVDDKYDRMKVCGEQLLSPAGGQTSVGPHLEPSSKVTAHTHHHCSGRADQCSSQRAWVGARERLANVSPDAAAARGRGPERRAADGVAAEGPGAGPRRAQGAVCARGALLLRAHGRRQRRLRASAGLTPRGTATRDTGEGRTRLPGAAAESRQCRETLSLGRGRPGRDPALGPSPRELPREHEETAARAFQELQNGCIFYNFLFHSDQLKERKLRRPPLTDSDLRVGGRGRASGGPGCRGRAQGRPPAAEGHRAGTLGLCF; this is encoded by the exons AGAAGCAGGGTCCTGAGCGCAAGAGGATTAAGAAGGAGCCCGTCACCCGGAAGGCCGGGCTGCTGTTTGGCATGGGGCTGTCTGGGATCCGAGCCGGCTACCCCCTCTCCGAGCGCCAGCAGGTGGCTCTCCTCATGCAGATGACTGCCGAGGAGTCCGCCAACAGCCCAG TAGACACGACACCAAAGCACCCCTCCCAGTCGACAGTGTGTCAGAAGGGGACGCCGAACTCCGCCtcgaaaaccaaagacaaagtgAACAAGCGGAACGAGCGCGGAGAGACCCGCCTGCACCGCGCGGCCATCCGCGGGGACGCCCGGCGCATCAAGGAGCTCATCGGCGAGGGCGCGGACGTCAACGTCAAGGACTTTGCAG GCTGGACAGCACTGCACGAGGCGTGTAACCGGGGCTACTACGACGTCGCCAAGCAGCTGCTGGCCGCGGGGGCAGAGGTGAACACCAAGGGCCTGGACGACGACACCCCCCTGCACGACGCCGCGAACAACGGGCACTACAAG GTGGTGAAGCTGTTGTTGCGGTATGGCGGGAACCCTCAGCAAAGCAACAGAAAAGGCGAGACGCCGCTGAAGGTGGCCAACTCCCCGACCATGGTGAATCTCCTGTTGGGCAAGGGGACCTACACGTCCAGCGAGGAGAGCTCGACCG AGAGCTCAGAGGAGGAAGACGCCCCATCGTTCGCACCTTCTAGTTCGGTTGACGGCAATAACACAGACTCTGAATTTGAAAAAGGCCTGAAGCACAAGGCTAAGAATCCAGAGCCCCAGAAAACTGTGACCCCCGTCAAGGATGAGTACGAGTTTGACGAGGATGACGAGCAGGACAGAGTCCCTCCAGTGGACGACAAACACTTACTGAAAAAGGattacagaaaagaaactaaatcaaatagttttatttctatacccaaaatggaagtgaaaagttACACTAAAAATAACACGATTGCACCAAAGAAAGCGGCTCATCGCATCCTGTCAGACACGTCAGACGAGGAGGACGTCGGGGTCACTGTGGGGACAGGAGAGAAGCTGAGGCTCTCGGCACACGCGATACTGCCCGGTAACAAGACGCGGGAACCTTCCAATtccaagcagcagaaagagaaaaataaagtgaaaaagaagcGGAAGAAGGAGACAAAAGGCAAGGAAGTGCGGTTTGGGAAAAGGAACGACAAGTTCTGCTCCTCCGAGTCGGAGAGCGAGTCCTCGGAGAGCGGGGAGGACGACGGGGACTCGGTGGGGAGCTCTGGCTGCCTCAAGGAGTCCCCACTGGTGCTGAAGGACCCGTCCCTGTTCAGCTCTCTGTCCGCCTCCTCCACCTCGTCTCACGGGAGCTCTGCCGCCCAGAAGCATAACCCCGGCCACGCGGACCAGCACGCCAGGCACTGGCGGACAGACAATTGGAAAAGCATCTCTTCTCCCGCCTGGTCAGAGGTCAGCTCTCTGTCAGACTCCACGAGGACGAGACTGACGAGCGAGTCTGACTGCTCCTCCGAGGGCTCCAGCGTGGAGTCGCTGAAGCCCGTGAGGAAGAAGCCGGAGCACAGGAAGCGGGGCGGCCTGCAGAGCACGCTGTCGGAGAAGAAGAACTCTTTCCACGCCAGCGTGGACGGCGCCATTCCCAAGCTGGACAAGGAGGGCAAGGTCgtcaagaaacacaaaacaaaacacaaacacaaaaacaaggagaaagggCTGTGCTCCGTCGGTCAGGAACTCAAGTTGAAAAGCTTCACTTACGAGTATGAGGACTCCAAGCAGCGGCCGGAGAAGGCCATACTTCTGGACGGCGACGTTCCCAGCGAGGGCAAGCTGAAGGCCTTGAAGCACGACCGGGACCACTTCAGGAAGGACGAGCGGCTCGGCAAGGTGAAGTCGGAAGACAGGGAATGGCTCTTCAAAGAGGAGGTGGTCAAGGTTTCCAAAGACGAGAAGGCCCTGAAGAGAATCAAAGATGTGAGCAGGTCTTTCCGAGAAGACAAAGACCGTGGGagtaaagcagaaaaagagaaactggTGAAGGAAAAGTCTCCCAAAGAGGAACGACTGAGGCTCtacaaagaggaaaggaagaaaaagtccaAAGACAGGCCCGCCAAGCTAGAGAAGAAGAATGATTGCAAGGAGGACAGGATTccaaaggagaaggagaaggctttcaaagaagaaaaagacaaactgaaaaaagaaaaagtctacaGGGAAGACTCTTCCGCTTTCGATGAATATTGTAACAAGAGTCAGTTTCTGGAGAACGAAGACACCAAGTTCAGCCTTTCTGACGACCAGCAGGATCGGTGGTTCTCGGACTTGTCCGATTCGTCCTTTGATTTCAAAGGGGACGACAGTTGGGATTCTCCAGTGACGGACTACAGGGATGTTAAAAGTGACCCCGTGGCCAGACTGATCCTGGAGACCGTGAAGGAGGACAGCAAGGAAAAGAAGCGGGAGGGCAAGGGCCGTGAGAAGCGGGACTACGGGGACAGGCGCAGCGACAGGGATGCCTTCTTCCGGAAGAAGGACAGAGACTGTCGGGACAAGAGCTCCGAGAGGAGGAAGGATCAGGCAGACAAGCATAAGGGCGTCCCCGGCTGCCTTCCCGACAAGGACAAAAAGCGGAGGGAGTCCGCCGAGGGCGGGCGGGACAGGAAGGACGCCCTCGAGGCCGCCAAGGAGCGGAAGGATGGCAGGCCCAAGCCCGAGGAGGCCCACCGGGAGGAGCCGAAGGAGCTGGCTGGCGAGGCCGGCTTCAAGGACAGGCCCGACTGTGACTTTGGGAAGGGCCCCGAGCCCTGGGAGAGGCTCCACGCGGCAAGGgacaaggagaagaaggaaagggggaaattagagaaatacaaagataagtCCGGTGACAGAGATAAAAGCGAAAAGTCTGTCCTCGAGAAATGTCAGAAGGACAAGGAGTTTGATAAATGCTTTAAAGAGAAGAAGGATCCCAAGGAGAAGCATAAGGACAAGGAGAGAAAGGCGTCTCTTGACCAGgtgaaagaaaagagggagaagaattTCCCTGGTCTTCTCTCCGAGGACTTCCCTGAAAAAAAAGACGAGAAGAAGGGTAAAGAGAAGAGCTGGTACATCGCCGACATATTCACAGACGAAAGCGAGGACGAGAAGGACGAGTTCGCGGCCAGCGGGCTCCGACTCGGGGACGCCGGGGACGCGCCGCGGGCGGACGGCCCCCAGGACACCGACCGGCACCGGAAGCACTCTGCCGACCGGCAGCAcgcagagaagcagaaagatcGAGAGCTccgagaaaagaaaaaggagaagggagcCGCGGAAGGGgcgaaagacaagaaagaaaaggtccTGGAGAAGCACAAGGACAAGAAGGACAAAGAGGGTGCGGACAAGTACAAGGACAGGAAGGACCGCACCTCGGCCGACCCCAcccaggaaaagaagaacaagcaGAAGCCTCCCGAGAAGCTGGAGCGGAAGCCCTCCGCGGAGGACAAGGCCAGGAGCAGGCACCGCGAGAGGCCGGACCGGGAGCACTGCCGGGACAGGAAGGTGTCGAGGAGCGCCGAGGCGGAGAAGAGCCTGctggagaggctggaggaggaggcccTGCACGCGTACCGGGAGGACTCCAACGACAAGGCCAGCGAGGTGTCCTCGGACAGCTTCACCGACCGCGGGCAGGAGCCCGGCCTGAGCGCCCTCCTAGAGGTGTCCTTCACGGAGCCCCCAGAGGAGAaggtcaaggagagagagaggcacagacacTCTTCGTCCTCGTCCAAGAAAAGCCACGATCGGGAGAGAGTCCGGAAAGACAAGTGTGAGAAGAGAGACAAGAGCGACGATTACAAGGACACGGGCAGCAGGAAGGACCCCGGCCAGTACGACAAGGACTTCTCAGACGCCGACGCTTACGGGATCCCTTACGGCGCCAAAGCGGACGTAGAGGACGAGCTAGATAAAACCATTGAGTTGTTCGCCgctgaaaagaaagataaaaatgattcCGAGAGAGAGCCTTCCAAGAAAGCGGACAAGGAGCTGAAGCCTTATGGCTGTGGTGCCGCCGGTGCCCTCAAGGACAAGAGGCGGCGGGAGAGGCACCGCGAGAGGTGGCGGGACGAGCGGGAGAAGCACAGGGACAGGCACAGCGACGGGCCCCCGCGGCACCACAAGGACGAGCCGAAGCCCGCAGCCAGAGACAAGGACAACCCTCCAAACGCACTCAGAGACAAGTCCCGGGACGAGAGCCTGAAGCTCAGCGAGACCAAACCGAAGGAGAAGTTCAAGGAAAACCCGGAGAAGGAAAAGGGTGACTCGGTGAAGGTCGGCAACGGCAACGATAAGCCGCCGGCAGCCAGAGACCAGGGCAAGAGAGATGCCCGGCCCAGAGAGAAGCTTCTGGGCGACGGCGACCTGATGATGACCAGCTTCGAGCGCATGCTGTCCCAGAAGGACCTGGAGGTCGAGGAGCGGCACAAGCGGCACAAGGAGAGGATGAAGCAGATGGAGAAGATGAGGCACCGGTCCGGAGACCCGAAGCTCAAGGACAGGGCGAAGCCCGCTGAGGACGTGCGCAAGAAGGGCCTGGACGTGCCCGCACGGAGGCCGCTGGTGCCGGACCCCGCCCCGAAGGACAAGAGGCCCAAGGAGCCCGCTCTGGCCCCGCCGGCCGCCGACGGCAAGCCCCCTCTGGGGCCGGCCGGGGACGCCAGGGACTGGCTGGCCGGGCCGCACGCGAAAGAGGCGCTGCCCGCCTCCCCGAGGCCGGACCAGGGCCGGCCCACCGGGGTCCCCACGCCCGCGTCCGTGGTGTCGTGCCCCAGCTACGAGGAGGCCATGCACACGCCCAGGACCCCGTCCTGCAGCGCGGACGACTACTCCGACCTCATTTTCGACTGCGCTGACCCCCAGCCCGTCTCCAGCACGTCCGCCAGCGCCTGCTCCCCCTCTTTTTTCGACAGGTTCTCTGTGGCAGCGAGTGGGATTTCGGAAACCGCGAGCCAGACGCCTACGAGGCCGCTGTGCACGAGCCTGTACCGTTCGGTGTCTGTCGATATCCGGAGGACCCCCGAGGAAGAATTCAGCACTGGGGACAAGCTGTTCAGACAGCAGAGCGTCCCCACCGCGTCCACTTATGGCTCGCCAGGGCAGCGCCTGGAGGACAAGGCCCCCGTGCCCCCAGGTCCTGCCGAGAAGTTCGCCTGCTTGTCCCCGGGGTACTACTCCCCGGACTATggcatcccctcccccaaagcGGACGCTCTGCACTGCCCGCCTGCGGCTGTGGTCAATGTCACCCCCTCCCCAGAGGGTGCTTTCTCTGGTTTACAAGCGAAGTCCCCCCCTTCGCACAGAGATGAGCTGTTGGCCCCGTCCATGGAGGGGGCCCTCCCGCCTGACTTGGGCATCCCCCTGGATGCCACGGAGGACCAGCAGGCCACTGCTGCCATCATCCCCCCGGAGCCCAGCTACCTGGAGCCGCTGGACGAGGGCCCCTTCAGCACGGTCATCACAGAGGATCCCGTCGAGTGGGCGCACCCAGCTGCCTCGGAGCAGGCCCTGTCCTGCAGCCTGATTGGGGGCGCCCCCGAGAACCCCGTCAGCTGGCCTGTGGGGCCGGACCTCCTGCTTAAGTCCCCACAGCGCCTCCCAGAGTCCCCGCAGCATTTCTGCCCCACTGAGGCCCTCCACCCTGCTGCCCCGGGGCCCTTCGGCGCCCCAGAGCCCCcttacccaggctcccctgactCATACCCTCTGTCGGCCACCGAGCCTGGACTCGAGGGCGCCAAAGGCGACGTGGTGGACACAGTCCCGGCCGCTGTGCCCGCCCCAGAAGAACCAGccccctttgcccctccttcCAGGCTGGAGCCCTTTTTCACCAACTGCAAACCGCTCCCTGACGCGCCCCCTGACGCGGCCCCGGAGCCTGCGTGTTTGGCCACCGTGACTCAGGTGGAGGCTCTGGCGCCCATGGAGAATAACTTCCTGGAAAATGGGCACGACCTGTCGGCCCTCGGCCAGGTGGAAGCGGTGCCCTGGCCTGACGGCTTCCCCAACTCCGAGGACGACTTGGACCTGGGGCCCTTCTCTCTGCCAGAGCTTCCTCTTCAAGCTAAAGACGTTTCTGATGTCGAAACGGAACCAGTAGAAGAGACTCCCCTTGGCCCTCCGGAAAACACCCCCGCGGGGCCCCCCGTAGTCCCGAATGGCGGGGATGTCCCTGCAGCGGCTGCCGAGGAACAGCCCGCACTGCCTCCCGACCAGGCGGCTCCCCGGCTCCCCGCCGAGCCCGAGCCGGAGCCCCCCGAGGAGCCCAAGCCGGATGTGATGTTGGAGACCACGGTAGAGGCAGGGGTCACGTCAGAGGGGAGGGTCCCCCCCGAGGACTCGGACTCCAGCCTGGGGCCCGCACCGCCAGCCCCGCAGCGGCATCCAGCGGGGAGCGGAGACGAGGCCGAGGGCCGGGACCCCCCGGCCGCGTCCCACGGCACCCCCGACGCCGCCGTCgttgccgccgccgccgccgcggccgccgccgcggATGGCTCGGCACAGGCACACGTGGAGGACGGGGCCGGCCCCGAGGGACCTGTGGGCGGTATCCAGCCCGAAGCTTCAGAACCAGAACCCAAACCCGCGGTCGAAGCCCCGAAGGCGCCCAAGGTGGAGGAGATCCCCCAGCGCATGACGCGGAACCGGGCTCAGATGCTGGCCAACCAGAGCAAGCAGAGCTCGCCGCCCGCCGACAAGGAgcccgcgcccgccccgcccccccgcgcCAAGGGCCGCTGCTGCGAGGAGGACGACCCCCAGGCCCAGCACCCGCGCAAGCGCCGCTTCCAGCGCTCCAGccagcagctgcagcagcagaTGAACACGTCCACGCAGCAGACGCGGGAGGTGATCCAGCAGACGCTGGCCGCCATCGTGGACGCCATCAAGCTGGATGACATCGAGCCGTACCACAGCGACAGGTCCAACCCCTACTTCGAGTACCTGCAGATCAGGAAGAAGATCGAGGAGAAGCGCAAGATTCTCTGCTACATCACGCCGCAGGCGCCCCAGTGCTACGCCGAGTACGTCACCTACACGGGCTCCTACCTCCTGGACGGCAAGCCGCTCAGCAAGCTGCACATCCCCGTG ATcgcgccccctccctccctggcggAGCCCCTGAAGGAGCTGTTCAAGCAGCAGGAGGCCGTGAGGGGGAAGCTGCGGCTGCAGCACAGCATCGAGCGG GAAAAGCTCATAGTCTCCTGCGAGCAGGAGATCCTGCGGGTTCACTGCCGGGCGGCGAGAACCATCGCGAACCAGGCGGTGCCGTTCAGCGCCTGCACCATGCTGCTGGACTCCGAGGTCTACAACATGCCTCTGGAGAGTCAG GGCGACGAGAACAAGTCCGTGCGCGACCGGTTCAATGCGCGCCAGTTCATCTCGTGGCTCCAGGACGTGGACGACAAGTACGACCGCATGAAG GTGTGCGGGGAGCAGCTCCTGTCACCAGCTGGCGGTCAGACCTCTGTGGGACCCCACCTTGAGCCCTCCTCAAAGGTCACAGCACACACCCATCACCACTGCTCTGGACGTGCTGACCAGTGCAGCAGCCAGAGAGCATGGGTGGGAGCTAGAGAAAGATTAGCAA ACGTGTCTCCTGATGCGGCAGCAGCACGAGGCCGCGGCCCTGAACGCCGTGCAGCGGATGGAGTGGCAGCTGAAGGCCCAGGAGCTGGACCCCGCCGGGCACAAGGCGCTGTGTGTGCACGAGGTGCCCTCCTTCTACGTGCCCATGGTCGACGTCAACGACGACTTCGTGCTTCTGCCGGCCTGACGCCCCGCGGGACGGCCACACGGGACACAGGCGAGGGCCGCACGCGTCTGCCCGGCGCCGCTGCCGAGTCCAGGCAGTGCAGGGAGACCTTGTCCCTCGGGCGGGGACGTCCAGGGAGAGACCCCGCACTCGGCCCCTCCCCCCGGGAGCTGCCGCGGGAGCACGAGGAGACGGCTGCACGGGCATTTCAGGAGCTGCAGAACGGATGTATTTTTTACAATTTCCTGTTCCATTCTGAtcaactaaaagaaagaaaattaaggcgGCCACCCCTCACGGACAGCGACCTCCGGGTCGGAGGCCGGGGACGGGCTTCGGGCGGGCCGGGATGCCGTGGCCGCGCGCAGGGCCGCCCGCCCGCTGCGGAGGGACACAGAGCCGGGACTCTCGGGTTGTGTTTTTAA